DNA sequence from the Mangifera indica cultivar Alphonso chromosome 18, CATAS_Mindica_2.1, whole genome shotgun sequence genome:
agacttttaaaaattcatttagtctaatataaaataattaaattagtcaaaaataattaaattttgattaaaccCAGTTTTGCCAATTTTGACCAGCGTATCTAATTCactgattttaattggatttgaTCAAGTCAATAAGTAAactactttttaatattaattaaattggaCTTTGAGTCAATTTCTAGATCAACCGATTGAGCCGATAAGTCTGGTCCGGTGCTCAAACGGTGGAAAACCGGAAAAGAAAGGCTCCAGATTCATAATGTTATATTCTTTGAAAGgaataataaatttcatattgaaCTATGTGTGGTGCTTCtgttaaataaaaaacacttgataatatattatattaattggttTTTCCGGTACATGCTTCTTGTAAAGTAgattcatatttaataaatttatgtatatatattttttagtatatacttgagtatataaatgatgtatcattatgtatTAGGGTATTTTTAATGAAGGGTATAGTagtttttaatcatataatgatatatcatctgtatacttaattatatacgTAAAATTGTATATGTGTAGGAATATTCTTTCATACTTCTagtttggccaaatgactatttcctacccaaggtttgatgcagaCCCAATTTCCTACCTGCTAACTATAGAAAATCCAAATATCTActcatcttttaaatttcactaatactgttagaggtaaaattgttatttattaaaatatttcaaaaaattaaaaatttactacATTGTCTcccccaaagtttaaaaatctaacaaattccccccacccaagatttgaaaattcaatatttcCTTCTAGAGTTTTACTAGCCACCAATACCAACAAGTGAAGACAATGACAACGACGCTCTCCCTCCCTTCTGGTTTTTCTCTCACTCCTACTTCATTTTCGATCGTCACTGACCGAGGAAACCAGCTAACAAAGATCGTTCTTCGTCTCTAGACAAAAACAATGCGTCGTTCTCGTCTCTCAAATGATGGCGATTCGTTGTTTTTGTCTGGAGATAAAGAAACGACTCCGTCTTTAGGTTTCGTCGATCGAGGTTGGTCGGGAATGGAACATGATTGATAGAGAAgtagagagggagagagaacgtCGCGGTCTTCAATTGCCAACATGTTGGAAAAACTCTATGAgagaaatgtaagtttttcaaactttggatagggaaaaatattagtttttaaacttggggggtgaaaattgataaatttttatttttttaaaatattttaatgcatgataattttactccaatagtaatagtaaaatttaatagaatagtagatatttaaatttttgataattaacaaataaaaaattagatttgcatcaaacctgggatgagaaatagtcatttggccttctaGTTTTTGACAAAGCACTTGGAGAGCTGTGGTTTGTTCAGAAGATCAATTCACAGAATTGatgtttatcaaaatattgtggGTGGAGAACGGGAATAAATTTCTTAAACAAAACTCGGGCATTATAGTCTTACAAGAAAAAGATGGCTCAAAATTTCTGTTTATTTGAAAAGCTGATCAATCTGTCATCACTATAGGAGCCACATTGTCCTCCTCTCTCAACCATGTGATTGTTTCTCTTTTCCCAGGACTTGCATGGAAAGATATGAATACGGGAATAGAAGTCATCTTCAATGGATACAATTAGCACAAGATACATTTAATCAAATCTTAGGCTGAATATTGTCAAAATATGATACAAACGAGAATAAGCAAAAAGACAAGTCTAACAGTCTAAAGTATTTCTGAATATAAGTGACAAAACACTCGTCCAAACGAAGTCAGCTAAACGTCCACCCTAACAACCTATAGTGGTTGCACTTGAAAGagaatattaaaaactaaaaaaaagagTTTCATATCTAATAAAAGTAAGTAATATATAACTGTAGTAGATTATACCTTAATACAAACTAATTGGTTTTacataatatgaattttaatctctACAATTAAAAGCCCAATATATATTCCGACGAATATTAAACTGAATTCAGTGCCTTCTTTTAATATGGATGGCGTTACTTTCTATCGGCATTGTTTATACCATTCCAAAGAATATCTATAGGCGTTATTTGCACAATTTCAAAGAATATCAATATGAGTATCAATGATAATGTATTACTAtacgattaaataattttaaatcaataataaaataacacttaattataaagTGACACATCACTATTGTTACCTAAATTAGTATTCATTATAAGAATATGTAACattacttattaaaatataaCGAAGGCATCAATGTCTATTCTGAATTTTAAGCTATTTGCAAggcaatttttaatttaataatatttgatgtgTTAACACCAATATAccaatatttatacaaatagtGATGTATTATTATACCAGAAATGAAGTAGAATTGATTTGGAAAATATAAAGAGCTCCCTGAAGCATGCCATAAATTTCAATTGCCAATATACAGAGAAACCATCAAACTTCCCTTCTGCAATTGGTTTACCCAGCCCAGACAAAAAACTTGGAGTCGAGGAATTGAAGGCAAAATGAAGGCCGCTCAGTTAAATTACTTACTTTTGTAAACAGACTCTTGAATAAGAAAGAGAACTTTTACAGATGATCCAGTTGTACTCttaaatgaccaaaaaaattgCGTAGTCCCTGAATATTGATATatgatgcaaaatttttttatttggccAACCACTTTAGACTGAACTAATTACATGAATCATAAACTAAAGACAGCATGTATAATCTAAATTGTAACAAAGAATTATTAGTACAAAAGAACAATGGTACAAACCTAACGCTACAAAAAGAGCAAtgatatgtgtatttataataagtattaatgTGAGTATTGATAacgatgtgtcatcatgtgatttaatactactttatttttaatttaaaatcactcaatcacatggtaacacatcatcattgatatctaaattagtacttattatAAGTGTAGATAGATTTATTGtttctatatttatatgtatattcttACACTCAGTGCCAAGCGGATACTGAGATCAAAGCCCTGTCTTTCCAGCCAAACAATGTAGCCCCATCTGTTTCCACCAGTTTGTAATGCTCTGAGTTACTCCTCAACAAGCTCTTAATCACAGAGTTGACATATGGGCTTAATGGGCACTGCTGGAACCCTGCCATTGTAAACCTAGACTTCCATTTTCCAAACAGTTCATGTCTCTCCACCCTCTCCATCCCCTCACAAGCAATAATGTTCACGATATCCCTCGCCAAGCAATGTTGTTCAACATTGATTCGCAGCTTTTGGTCCCTTGGCATGATCACATCAATTGACTCAAACATTGCCAAGTAATAGTTTAATGCTTCAATGAACCTAGGAAGGAAAGCAGCAGTGTTTGTGTTTGATTCTTGCTCCACCAAGGTGACCACTCTTGGATTAAGGGACTTTATCTTCCTCAAAAGTCCATCCCTCGGGTTGTTCACATCAACGCTTTCATCTGGGGTGTGGTGGAGCTGCAGAGGGAAGTTCACAGCAAGAGCCTCCCCAGGCCTGACATCAAGCATTTCCAGAGTCACTTGAGAAGCAAAAACAGGTACAGGATGAAACTCAACAGGGATATTGAATTTCTGAGAAATTGCAGCCAAATGTTTACCAACTGCCTCCAATCCATAACCACGGGCATATTTTGAAACAGGATCGTCAATTCCTGTGATCCGCACATGAGGGGGCCCAGAAGGTTTAGATGCAAGCGCCTGCAAGAGAGTCATCCACTGTGTTCCCTGAGCCATCCGAAAATCTACAATATGGATGCGATCCTCATTTTTGCATGCTTCAGCTATGGCCCCATTGGCTGCCATGCAACCAAACTTCAAGTAGGGGCAGATTTCATACAGGACGTGCATATAAGAAAGTAAGTCCTTGCTATCAGGCTCCCTACACCTAAGAGCATGGTATATGTTAGAGCCTGATTTTTCCTTCCTTGCTACTAACCCTTCTACCATGTAAGCGCCAAGACGCTGTATTGGTTCTCCACTGATAGATACAGCACCTCTAGTCTTTGCAATCAACTTATCAAAATCATTGATGTAGTTTTCAGAGAGAGCTTTAGCACATGCAATCAATAACTGCTTTAGATTGATTGAAGGAAAACCCAGCAATGATGATTCCAGCATTGTGTTGCAGTGATTCTCCATTGGAGCACCTTCACCCAACTGCCTATACCTAGAAATAACAGATGGCTGAGGCTTCAACATCTGATGGGCCTGGCTCGAAGAAGTTCTAGATCTATGATGGCCAGATGCATGCAGAATACCACTCTCCCCATAAGAAGAATTCAGTGTTGATACTTCTTTGTCTCCATCAAGTGCCATCAGTTCAGTCTCAAATTCCTGCAAAACGTATTCTATATTCTGGCTACAATTTGCTTTCTCTACATATGAAGTCCCACGAGGATAGAGCGCTAGGCTGTCTACAGAAGGGCTTAACTGATGATAATAACTGGTGGATTCCAGTGAAGAATTACAAGAAGGGCTGTCACTCAAAGTGGTAACAGCATCACACTCAAACTGACTTGAAAAAGGTGAGTTAGGTGAGTTTCTCTTGTCAAATTTTATAGACCCAATCAAACTCTTAGCTACTGGAGAGGCAGTAGAATGAGAAGATGCGTTTGATAATCCTCCACTAGAAATGCCAACTGTGAAAAGCTGCTGTGAGTCCATGCTATGCTTTTATCATCAGCTCTTCCCCACGATATGTAGcccaaaaagaaataattattccCAATGCAGAACTGATCAACCACACCCTTCCTAGTCAAAACTAAATTCAGCTTTATAATTCCTTGAATAGAACCTGAACCCGAGCACCTCCAAAAACTGACCTGTAAGCAGTAACACAAAACAATCAAACCATAGTTGCCTTCCTCATATTCATGTTCCAAGGAAATGCAACAGTgttacattattaaaataactctCTACTCATCTGCATATTGAAATCCAAGAAGAAGCATGAAACAGATGTAGCCATCACCCAGTATTCTAATATACAGCAAATATTAAagtacatataaaaaaatatcccCTTGGTTCCTCTAAACAACTAATTCATCATTTCTTGGCTGACATGACAATCCATGGACCATACCAACCCAGTAGAAGGTAATTTTCACCTAATTCAAGCCAGCGCTTATTTTCTATCACAGACCAATTTACATTTTCTTGGTAAACAATTAAAAGTTCCTGCATTCgaatcaattaaaatcattagGTATAATTAGATCCTAGTCATCCTCAACATAACAGCGAAATATTCACAGTTCATTTTCAAGAATGTAAAGTTCCAGCTACAACATCAAAAGAGCTTTCAAAACTaagaaaaacaacaacaaaatgcaatatataatatattacagtTCTCCAATTCAAAAAATTTCCAGTAAAACGCTTAATCAATTTCTTATACAAAGGAATTCTTCAGGCAGCTTCAGAAGAGCAACAGCAGCAGaaatgagaatataaaaaaactgaaactaGAGAGTacaacttgaattgaatttcgCAATTACCTGAGCTGCTTGGTGAATAGAGAAACGCTGATTTGAAATCCGAATGTTTGGCTTAGGTTTGAAATCACAGTGCGTTAGAGCGGGGTATTTATAGGGAAAGAGGTAGAGTTGACGGAATTTTCACGGAGATAACGGCCACAGCCAGGAGCCGTTGGATTGGAGCGACAGAAGCCGGTTTAAGACAAATAGATAAGAGATAGTCTTACTCGTTATGACGTAAGTCCATACGCCACGCGCGGGGCCACAGTGTAATTTCCTTCCTTAAGGCTACCTGGAAGTTACACAGTGAAAGGTTCTCACGCGCTCAACCGTGCTTGACCGAGGATGCTCAATTGACGTCCATGTTCTTGCCAGCTCATAGCCTTTTAGACATGTTTGCGGATGAAAGAAAACCAGCAAAACACCACTGATGTGCTGACACGTAGACAGTTGACCTTTGTTCCTTTGACTCTTTCACCTGACGTAGCACACGTTCACATCGACTGGAACTACAAGGTAGACCAAGTGTTAATTAAAGttacttaaaaaaagaaaagtattaATTAGAGTAATTATTTTGATGGCCAAGTATCTATTTCCCACCGAAggttttacaaaataaattattgtcctttaagtttgaaaaaactaattCTATATGTTAAAACCAACCATTAGTTTTAATGGTTAACtggtatttatataatttatccaAGTATGATAACATGTAATGCAAGTAGGggtgtaaatattattttttttaaaacttactaaAGGTAAATGACATTTACCCTTTCTTGTTTCGGAAAACATCATATTtaccatatatattttaaaaatatattgatagttAAATAGTTTTAACGTGACatatatgtttgtaatttactgcattttatttatttctttggaGGTGTAATctaattttgaaactattgaaggatatattaatatttataaatttcaaaaacaccctaaacatttttgaaaatgtCTAAAACCtcctaaaatttttcattatcacctctaaaattttaaaaaattagacttTATCCCAAATATATGATTGTATGTTATTGCCAACTTTATGAATACTCgcattagtatttttttattttaaaataaaattaatataaattaggaatataaaaattgattaataagaTTTTGGGGGTATGATGTCATTTAATTAGGGGGTTTTCTTGtcttttacaaaaaatttaaccaatgataagaaattaattttttaaaatttaatgggtGGGGTTGGGCCATTcatcaaacctttggtgggaattagTCACTTGGTCTGTTTATGACGTTATCATGCCTATTAACATGAACGTCATAAGATATATgatcatatattatcaaaatctatCATTAAAAAcattagtttataatataataccaAATACATTATGAATATCATATGCTATATTGAGAGGGAGGATTCAAACCGAACTTATTTAAACTCAAGTTCGAGTTCAGCTTAAGTGAATCCAAAACGAGCTCGAGTAtaagaattcaatattttcaagtttaagtttttggagacatttaatttgtaaagcttacaaacttaaaaatttttatacgaATTAACTAacacaatgttattttaattagtatatattaaaattatatcattttagttagtttaaatattttttaaacgagtttgaatttagtttgattcgaatctactcttaattatattataattaaacccTATTCACGTgtttgtaaatatatttattttgatgataagaGTTTGACAAAATAggattaatcatataatataagatgTTTTTCATGTGATAGTAATGTGCATTTGTAACATgttttataagaaaaagaaaattaaacattatgtaacatgttttatttttttataaatgtataaagtCCAACCAAATATCTAATCGAATCATAAAAATTCCCCATCCAAACACACGTGTGCCGTGTTGATACGAAAATTCGACAAGTGTGAAGGCTAGTCATTTCTAACCAGAACAAACGCATGTCTTTCAAAAAAGCATCTTAACAAGAACAAAATTTCAAAGGACGATTTGACTTCATTGCTATCTGCGCAAttagttaaaaagaaaattaggagggtatatttttaaatatataattaaatatataaataatatgttattatataattaattaattttaaaattagaataataaaataacgattaaaaaacatatttttacttaaagtttAGCTCATTATCAAATACAAATCtttgggtttaaaaaattaaaacgttCACCCATAAAAtgttaaacttaattaaaactGTTAGttatatggataaaattatttttttaccattaaaccttataaacataaaagtttatatcattttttttcttgtagtttaaaaaattcacttttctcctTTGGGTTTCGATTTTTCGATAAAACCTCTCTCTTTTCGTCAATCAGCACCCTTCGGTTgtctctttcctttcttctaGACTCATCTTTTTCAGAGAAGATGAGTCTTCGTCCAATCGAATCAATGAGTTTGTTGATTCGGCTTTGTCTACTAGAATAGACAACCATGTCCAGAATTAACGAAGAGCTGATGAGGTAGACTACAATTGATTCGATAGATCTAGAAAGTTGATTCAATGATCTTCAATTCGTTGTTGGTTGAAGCTTCTTCTCCTATCGTCGGAGTTGTCGATGATGGTAAGGGGAGAAGGAAGGAAGGAAA
Encoded proteins:
- the LOC123202139 gene encoding scarecrow-like protein 21; translated protein: MDSQQLFTVGISSGGLSNASSHSTASPVAKSLIGSIKFDKRNSPNSPFSSQFECDAVTTLSDSPSCNSSLESTSYYHQLSPSVDSLALYPRGTSYVEKANCSQNIEYVLQEFETELMALDGDKEVSTLNSSYGESGILHASGHHRSRTSSSQAHQMLKPQPSVISRYRQLGEGAPMENHCNTMLESSLLGFPSINLKQLLIACAKALSENYINDFDKLIAKTRGAVSISGEPIQRLGAYMVEGLVARKEKSGSNIYHALRCREPDSKDLLSYMHVLYEICPYLKFGCMAANGAIAEACKNEDRIHIVDFRMAQGTQWMTLLQALASKPSGPPHVRITGIDDPVSKYARGYGLEAVGKHLAAISQKFNIPVEFHPVPVFASQVTLEMLDVRPGEALAVNFPLQLHHTPDESVDVNNPRDGLLRKIKSLNPRVVTLVEQESNTNTAAFLPRFIEALNYYLAMFESIDVIMPRDQKLRINVEQHCLARDIVNIIACEGMERVERHELFGKWKSRFTMAGFQQCPLSPYVNSVIKSLLRSNSEHYKLVETDGATLFGWKDRALISVSAWH